In Vespa velutina chromosome 1, iVesVel2.1, whole genome shotgun sequence, the following proteins share a genomic window:
- the LOC124954736 gene encoding uncharacterized protein LOC124954736 isoform X2 yields MLVPPVAQGGTGDRPVGDAGGRAQQSSGPAGTATLWPLAPAQPNQVPNQQSQGIPPLAATPAPAHNQGVSRYGLYSLFPGGGGGSYVAATPATPGPPTPARAYHATTHKERTVSESVFSAAVGVGVGGYTWGAPTPPPGSPYSPVPVTQLELLAKNLASLAPPGQQALSLQGVGVNVGSLHHAQHTQHTQHTLNLAGLHHLHHEGLHQNTFSPQLSLVTGNAPTLTINSFSPNSTGNVVPTTGVLLQEYQSPTGSTATGCSIAVNGSSCPTSSTSSAMVVQGGNQVVQTAAKKREAFLSSQGQPVKLENKSTRQPCVCRNSNGKTKVVHSDAGCSRTLPVASSWNGQDANNGVNSNTNNNSLVKREPLASVPCQVAEVSTSLHATTTSVKIEPVPPKSENGIVVSNANAGGIPVGIAMARQRSQHQETSASMRNVSLSHHTSHHASYHHFQPDNLVPSLVWALSSGSSSTAMTVGGATLVHCGGGGGEERPAHLAIPSGALAPSLNAALGSSLGPNLGPSLGSGLNSTLNSSLNSTLGSTATAAATTAWPPTLWQYPASAAAAAAAAAAAAAAMPMEPVGFPQMGVGVQGGLQLVRDPSSGHLLLIHAAEQMQQAVVWPNYPNHNGGNVAPPSLLLPPPPPSLQLLSDIGGARLVLTESKRKQQSTLPIVKIEADCGTSPTTIIKNITIIYYCKKKNSRDQTMTTTTATQSKSSSTESTKALQSVTSVTGTLVPDAPLVTTLHYYPHAPALVQISQTEPTHCRSQRNAFISKATSPVSCLTPPPEVTTIHAIEPPQMTPMVGVQDASNQTEAPEAEQEQDMPMETQVKQEQNLSPCQLQCASTATNLTTTTTTTTTNLTNLTNFEIVAATPEKMCNVVRITTTTTTVNPTVCGIVGKVDKAENTIINMADCPKYSITRECRSVTSIDRTIERVVSRQDDLEQDEEEDSRHDRSTINDDDDCYDNGRSPICRDARTGPRIIEITEENCDSFHENLEFFGTRRDRSTDRLRDRRRSYAIDNTQEQHQNREEEKKIIVEEPMIDRIAEESRGTVIHQVIAKLSPETSCCESQRKEEMYPESKVIVDSTSNNGPQSMTTTTTTTTTSSQNIPDCESCGKNRDVRPQMVVQQNPEVKPQISVKSFDMPNIDCDDQELETVVIKQEADDGSFDEQNSKFENVSTIEKPKDSMKRHSVERSHPGIENVVEKLKKNAAAAMQESSCPLQKIDESKERNVDNSRSRRHSETMPRKLENGLKKHILRSCENEKLLNEKRENIERSEIEGSSEKDSSSLAYSREYLHNDNNNDSRSNNNNIKNINDKEYVIRKRLAVACESKVKDDVSEVNASPPKKSRLDRASNADDDTVFLSATIVDNQSTKLKLAISTKQKSNVDLSGLELLSNSIEQFEHLKPEAQNCSTPDLEKSPSRGKLISPQGESNNNNVDSPLGLLCALAEQRFMEEVGDKVPRKLNLESSEEISRAGRLLLNLGRTSLEKERKRLDKRKSTDGDDENYEKSKRLKADVVYETTDDGKNSSIRYYEKCGKSRRHGARFQEDMVFRVKEKPNRSIDLAEENGIDDEETSSLAERFVRERERVQKFDKENNDLDYDRKKETLERYDQQYDRFCGNDRCYRDVSKEDALTDSETENDKTVCSTTRLEEEVDVNTQKRQESIDERNRQVKLDAKANVGKKLHTEEDGDWPNMDAMELDMRVRLADIQRQYREKQKELSRLTPKKEDKRSPGRPRKKSHSSSSEHGTLSSPPILEPAVPCQKSPSHSPDGAPPPLTSAVLAMPRCNVNLVKLGEPRSHIKLLDSIPSIPIPVPPVASPITVLPTSKIQSEDDDKSTGRMEYDTSSPAPTVASSSSASKKRKVGRPRKLMCTSGNTRHFTETIVAKKPKSKSSLVGYLLSPKNRHLQTKYIAKSGYTPLPFKTGMLSLKASSKNHKSVKAKMKPAKQTPLHNKNVISSIIAEKAKLSHEVKLDKHSNKVRPKLKAEAKVKTWEDDESTVVENISSDTMSQEILEEKNVEQPEEEEREEEVEREMERNKHDKSKKKKQKSISSSPSRHKSSDRDKKESKRRKSSDCKDCKECAKVAKAERTESIINRCKLTSAHLAIDQLRVLTAMGGLFYAGRLSAVQAPDVYAITLDGERGNRPHIHSREEILRDAIVEVCPSSTKELPPGTRLCAYWSEQYRCLYPGTSVEPTEPDPELDEKFVSVEFDDGDSGRIALDDIRLLQPDYPVVEYDPNPLLSLGKRRRQTSVSIEDKRSSINTISGTTSNSLTSTVSSTTSSHISSFDGASIERHKTDDISAKALDDYRERKRLKKRRKDKLKRQHEAQEGKKKHKRHKGCEEHRKHKHRKHRKHKHKHSHHCNHSEGSHISSGESCCGQKSEDEPNKETPAKVEEEEEEEEDEEEEEEESEEMTVLEEEPEPVPEPIEVIVREEKIEKPKKSDKKGKVRERQESVESRSKMAAFLPARQLWGWAGRGYRRPGAKGRAKKQFFRAIQRGNETIQIGDSAVFLSTGRPDRPYIGRIESMWETSSSNMIVKVKWFYHPEETVGCPTNLKYPGALFESPHMDENDVQTISHKCEVLPLDEYTEKLGKEPHRYLTIYDNNDIYYLAGYYDPTTYLLSMQPGVV; encoded by the exons TTTCAGAGAGCGTATTCTCTGCTGCTGTTGGCGTTGGTGTTGGTGGATACACCTGGGGTGCTCCCACGCCACCCCCTGGATCACCCTACAGCCCTGTCCCTGTGACTCAGCTTGAACTACTCGCCAAGAATTTGGCGAGTTTGGCGCCTCCTGGTCAACAGGCGTTGAGCCTTCAGGGTGTCGGTGTTAATGTTGGCAGTCTTCATCATGCGCAGCATACTCAGCATACGCAGCACACCCTCAATCTTGCTGGACTTCATCATCTGCACCATG AAGGTCTACATCAGAACACTTTCTCGCCCCAACTCTCCCTGGTGACCGGTAACGCTCCGACATTGACGATCAATAGCTTTTCACCAAATTCGACGGGTAACGTCGTGCCGACGACGGGGGTGTTGCTCCAGGAGTATCAGTCACCGACAGGCTCGACAGCCACCGGTTGTTCCATCGCAGTGAACGGTTCCTCATGTCCAACGAGTTCGACGAGTAGCGCGATGGTCGTCCAGGGTGGCAACCAGGTTGTCCAGACTGCCGCGAAGAAACGAGAAGCCTTCCTCTCGAGTCAAGGTCAACCGGTGAAACTGGAGAACAAGTCGACGAGGCAGCCCTGCGTTTGCAGGAACAGCAACG GTAAAACGAAAGTGGTTCATTCGGATGCAGGCTGTAGCAGGACGTTGCCCGTCGCATCGTCCTGGAATGGACAGGATGCGAATAATGGCGTTAATTCTAATACGAACAATAATAGCCTCGTGAAGAGAGAACCTTTGGCCTCAGTGCCATGTCAGGTTGCAGAGGTTTCGACCTCTCTTCATGCCACCACTACCTCTGTTAAGATCGAGCCGGTTCCTCCGAAATCGGAAAATG GTATAGTGGTATCGAATGCGAACGCAGGTGGAATACCAGTTGGAATTGCAATGGCAAGACAGAGATCGCAACATCAGGAAACCTCGGCGTCCATGCGGAATGTCTCCCTCAGTCATCATACGTCGCATCATGCAAGTTATCATCACTTTCAACCTGACAATCTTG TCCCATCGCTAGTTTGGGCCCTGTCGTCAGGTTCATCGAGTACAGCCATGACGGTAGGCGGCGCTACTCTCGTCCACTGTGGCGGAGGTGGTGGGGAAGAACGTCCGGCCCACCTCGCCATTCCTTCGGGTGCTTTGGCGCCCTCGTTGAACGCGGCCCTCGGTTCGAGTCTCGGCCCGAATCTCGGCCCGAGTCTTGGCTCCGGCCTGAATTCCACCTTGAATTCCAGCTTGAATTCCACTCTCGGCAGTACCGCAACGGCCGCGGCCACTACCGCGTGGCCTCCCACGCTTTGGCAGTATCCGGCCTCGGCCGCGGCCGCTGCCGCCGCTGCTGCCGCCGCAGCTGCAG CGATGCCCATGGAACCCGTAGGGTTCCCACAGATGGGTGTCGGTGTGCAGGGAGGTTTGCAGTTGGTCAGAGATCCATCCAGCGGtcatcttcttttaattcacGCAGCCG AACAAATGCAGCAGGCTGTGGTCTGGCCGAATTATCCAAATCACAATGGCGGAAACGTAGCACCCCCGTCCCTTTTGTTACCGCCGCCACCACCGTCCCTTCAACTTTTAAGCGACATAGGCGGCGCTAGATTGGTCCTTAccgaaagcaaaagaaaacaacagaGCACTTTGCCAATCGTCAAGATCGAGGCGGATTGTGGTACGAGTCCGACAACCataataa AAAACATTACGATAATCTATtattgcaagaaaaaaaattcacgagACCAGACAATGACCACAACGACTGCAACGCAATCTAAATCAT CGTCGACGGAATCGACGAAGGCATTGCAGAGCGTGACATCGGTGACGGGCACTCTAGTGCCAGATGCACCGCTCGTAACGACTCTTCATTACTACCCACATGCACCGGCTTTGGTGCAGATTAGTCAAACGGAGCCCACGCATTGTAGGTCGCAG CGAAATGCATTTATTTCGAAGGCAACCTCGCCGGTATCCTGTCTGACACCACCACCAGAAGTGACGACGATCCATGCGATCGAGCCACCGCAAATGACACCGATGGTCGGCGTTCAGGATGCTTCAAATCAAACGGAAGCGCCAGAAGCCGAACAGGAACAGGATATGCCAATGGAGACTCAGGTGAAACAGGAGCAAAATCTTAGCCCGTGTCAGCTTCAATGTGCTAGTACCGCGACGAATcttacgacgactacgactactacAACGACGAATTTGACGAATCTAACGAATTTCGAGATCGTCGCGGCGACTCCAGAAAAGATGTGCAATGTCGTCAggataacaacgacaacgaccaCGGTCAATCCTACCGTATGCGGTATAGTTGGCAAGGTCGATAAAGCAGAGAATACGATCATCAACATGGCTGATTGTCCAAAATATTCTATCACAAGGGAATGCAGAAGCGTCACGTCGATCGATAGAACGATCGAACGTGTCGTAAGTCGTCAAGATGATTTGGAGCAGGACGAGGAAGAAGATTCGAGGCACGATCGTTCGACGatcaacgatgacgacgattgCTACGATAATGGCAGATCACCGATATGCAGAGACGCAAGAACTGGTCCTAGAATCATCGAAATCACCGAGGAAAACTGTGACAGTTTCCATGAGAATTTGGAGTTCTTTGGTACGCGACGGGATCGTTCAACCGATCGTCTTCGAGATCGTCGACGAAGTTATGCGATCGATAACACGCAAGAGCAACATCAAAACCgtgaggaggaaaagaagatcaTTGTAGAGGAG CCGATGATCGATCGTATCGCCGAAGAATCGAGAGGTACAGTAATACATCAAGTTATCGCCAAACTATCACCGGAAACGTCTTGTTGCGAGTCacaaaggaaagaggaaatgtACCCGGAATCAAAGGTGATCGTCGATTCGACGTCGAATAACGGGCCGCAatcaatgacgacgacgacaacgacgacgactacgtcGTCTCAGAATATACCCGATTGCGAGAGCTGCGGGAAAAATCGCGATGTCCGTCCTCAAATGGTTGTTCAACAAAATCCAGAAGTGAAGCCGCAAATCAGTGTGAAATCTTTCGATATGCCTAACATCGATTGCGACGATCAAGAATTGGAAACTGTGGTTATCAAGCAGGAAGCCGACGATGGTTCCTTCGACGaacaaaattcaaaatttgaGAATGTATCGACAATAGAGAAGCCAAAGGATTCAATGAAGAGACATTCGGTTGAACGATCTCATCCAGGTATCGAGAACGTTGTcgagaaattgaagaaaaatgcgGCCGCCGCTATGCAAGAATCTTCCTGTCCATTACAAAAGATCGATGAATCTAAAGAACGTAACGTTGATAATTCGCGTTCTAGAAGACACTCGGAAACGATGCCGAGAAAGTTGGAGAACGGTTTGAAGAAGCATATATTGAGATCctgtgaaaatgaaaaattgttgaacGAGAAACGTGAGAATATCGAACGATCCGAGATCGAAGGATCTTCGGAGAAAGATTCTAGCAGTTTAGCTTATTCGAGAGAATATTTacataacgacaataataacgacagtaggagtaacaataacaatatcaagAATATAAACGACAAGGAATACGTCATCAGGAAAAGGTTAGCAGTTGCCTGCGAGTCGAAGGTCAAGGACGATGTATCTGAGGTAAATGCGAGTCCACCGAAAAAAAGTCGTTTAGATAGAGCATCGAATGCCGATGACGACACGGTTTTCTTATCGGCCACCATTGTCGACAATCAAAGCACGAAATTGAAATTGGCCATTTCGACGAAGCAAAAATCGAACGTCGATCTCAGCGGCTTAGAATTGCTCTCGAATAGTATCGAACAGTTCGAGCATTTGAAACCGGAGGCACAGAATTGTTCGACTCCGGATCTCGAGAAATCGCCTAGCAGAGGGAAACTGATCTCTCCTCAGGGTGagagcaataataataacgtcgaTAGTCCCCTCGGTTTGCTGTGTGCTCTGGCTGAGCAGAGATTCATGGAAGAGGTTGGAGACAAAGTGCCGAGAAAGCTCAATCTCGAGAGTTCAGAAGAAATATCGAGAGCCGGTAGGCTGTTGTTAAATCTTGGAAGGACGAGTttggagaaggaaagaaagagattggataaaagaaaaagtacggATGGAGACGATGAGAATTATGAGAAATCGAAGAGACTTAAAGCCGATGTTGTATACGAGACAACAGACGATGGAAAGAATTCATCGATACGTTATTACGAGAAATGTGGTAAAAGTAGAAGACACGGAGCTAGATTTCAAGAAGACATGGTATtcagagtgaaagagaaaccAAACAGAAGTATAGATCTCGCTGAGGAAAATGGTATCGACGATGAGGAAACTTCTTCGTTGGCGGAAAGATTTGTACGAGAACGTGAACGCGTTCAAAAGTtcgataaggaaaataacgatttggattatgatagaaagaaggaaacattGGAACGTTACGATCAACAGTACGATCGATTTTGCGGAAATGATAGATGTTATCGTGATGTATCAAAGGAAGATGCCTTGACAGATTCCGAAACGGAAAACGACAAGACAGTTTGTTCTACTACGAGATTAGAGGAGGAAGTAGATGTAAATACgcaaaaaagacaagaatccATAGATGAGAGAAATAGGCAAGTAAAATTGGATGCAAAAGCGAATGTTGGTAAAAAGTTACATACGGAGGAAGATGGGGATTGGCCAAATATGGATGCAATGGAGTTGGATATGAGAGTGAGATTGGCGGATATTCAAAGACAATAcagagaaaagcaaaaggaacTATCGAGGTTGACGCCAAAGAAGGAGGACAAGAGAAGTCCAGGTAGACCGAGAAAGAAGAGCCATTCATCGAg ttCCGAACACGGtactctctcttctcctcccaTTTTGGAACCAGCAGTCCCTTGTCAAAAGTCTCCGTCTCATTCTCCTGACGGAGCTCCACCGCCATTAACGTCAGCAGTCTTGGCCATGCCAAGATGTAACGTGAATCTTGTGAAACTCGGTGAACCTCGAAGTCACATTAAACTTTTGGATAGTATACCGAGTATACCTATACCAGTACCACCGGTTGCTTCGCCTATCACGGTTTTACCAACGAGCAAGATACAATCAGAGGACGACGACAAGAGTACTGGAAGG atgGAATACGATACATCTTCGCCAGCACCAACCGTAGCAAGTTCTAGTTCAGCATCAAAGAAACGTAAAGTTGGCCGCCCCAGAAAACTTATGTGCACGTCAGGGAATACAAGACACTTTACAGAAACTATTGTTGCGAAAAAACCAAAAAGCAAAAGTTCCCTCGTGGGTTATTTGTTGTCGCCGAAAAACAGGCATCTTCAAACCAAG TACATCGCCAAGTCGGGTTATACTCCCCTACCCTTTAAAACCGGAATGTTGTCCTTAAAAGCTTCCTCCAAGAATCACAAATCAGTCAAGGCGAAGATGAAACCCGCGAAACAAACTCCGCTgcataataaaaatgtcatcAGTTCGATTATCGCGGAGAAGGCTAAACTAAGTCACGAAGTTAAGTTGGATAAACACAGTAATAAGGTAAGACCAAAACTGAAAGCCGAGGCAAAGGTAAAAACCTGGGAGGACGACGAGAGTACTGtcgttgaaaatatatcgTCGGATACCATGAGCCAGGAAATTCTTGAG gaaaaaaatgttgaacaaccagaggaggaagagagggaggaggaagtcgagagagagatggaaaggaATAAGCACGataaatcgaagaagaagaaacaaaagtcTATCTCGTCGTCCCCGAGTCGACATAAATCGAGCGATCGCGATAAGAAGGAATCTAAACGTCGAAAATCGTCCGATTGTAAAGATTGTAAGGAATGTGCGAAGGTTGCTAAAGCGGAAAGAACAGAAAGCATTATTAATAGATGTAAGCTAACGTCGGCTCACTTGGCCATTGATCAGTTAAGAGTTCTGACGGCTATGGGTGGTCTCTTTTATGCCGGAAGACTTAGCGCTGTTCAAGCTCCAGATGTTTACGCTATTACTCTTGATGGCGAACGAGGGAATAGACCTCATATTCATTCAAGGGAAGAGATTTTACGGGACGCg atcgTAGAGGTATGTCCAAGTTCAACGAAAGAATTACCACCCGGTACGAGACTTTGTGCTTATTGGAGCGAGCAATACAGATGTCTTTATCCAGGAACATCGGTCGAACCTACCGAACCAGATCCCGAACTCGATGAGAAATTTGTCAGTGTTGAATTCGATGATGGCGATAGCGGTAGAATAGCTTTGGATGACATCAGATTACTTCAGCCTGATTATCCTGTTGTTG AATACGATCCAAATCCTCTTTTATCTTTGGGCAAACGTCGTCGACAGACCTCGGTTTCgatagaagataaaagatcGTCCATAAATACTATATCTGGTACAACATCGAATAGTTTAACATCTACGGTTTCTTCCACAACTTCCTCTCACATTTCCTCTTTCGATGGAGCCTCGATAGAACGGCACAAAACGGATGATATCAGTGCAAAGGCATTGGATGATTATCGTGAACGTAAGCGTttgaagaagaggagaaaggataAATTGAAGAGACAGCACGAGGctcaagaaggaaagaagaaacataagAGGCACAAGGGTTGCGAAGAGCATAGAAAGCACAAGCATAGGAAACATAGAAAGCATAAGCATAAACATAGCCATCATTGCAATCATAGCGAAGGAAGTCATATAAG TAGCGGGGAAAGTTGTTGTGGTCAAAAAAGTGAAGATGAACCAAATAAAGAGACTCCGGCAAAGgttgaagaggaagaggaagaggaagaagacgaggaagaggaagaagaggaaagtgAAGAAATGACTGTTTTGGAAGAAGAACCTGAACCAGTTCCCGAACCAATTGAAGTTATAGTAAGGgaggaaaagatagaaaagccgaaaaaatctgataaaaaaggaaaagtacgAGAGAGACAGGAGTCGGTGGAAAGTCGAAGTAAAATGGCTGCATTCTTGCCTGCGAGACAATTATGGGGATGGGCTGGTAGGGGTTACAGGAGACCTGGTGCAAAAGGAAGAGctaagaaacaatttttccGAGCCATTCAAAGGGGAAACGAAACTATTCAGATAGGTGATAGTGCAGTTTTCCTTTCTACTGGTAGACCAGATAGACCATACATAGGACGTATAGAGTCTATGTGGGAAACATCAAGTTCTAATATGATAGTTAAAGTTAAGTGGTTCTATCATCCTGAAGAAACAGTAGGATGTCCAACCAATCTAAAGTATCCg ggTGCTCTATTCGAATCCCCTCATATGGATGAAAATGATGTACAAACTATTTCGCACAAATGCGAAGTATTACCGTTGGACGAATATACAGAAAAACTGGGAAAAGAACCTCATAGATATCTTACCATctatgataacaacgatatctACTATTTGGCCGGATATTACGATCCGACGACGTACCTTCTATCTATGCAACCTGGGGTTGTTTGA